The genomic stretch GTCCTTGATTTCAAAGTTTACTGTCAATTTATCTTGTATTCTTGCCATTTCCATTTTATCGTCTCCAGTAAGGACAATATCATCAATATAAATAATCAACACAGCAACTTTCCCATCGTGGGAGAACTTTGTGAACAAGGTGTGGTCAGCCTATCCCTGGATGTACCCATGTTTCTTCATGGACTGAGTGAATTTTTCAAACCAAGCTCTAGGGGACTACTTTAATCCATACAAATATTTATTTAGTTTGCACACATATGATCCAAATTTGTTTTCAAAGCTAGGAGGAATGTCCATATATACTTATTTTTCTAGATCGCCATTAAGAAAGACATTCTTAAGATGCAAAGGCAAATCCATATTAGCAGCAAGAGACAAAAGAATTATGACAGTGTTTAATTTTTCAACAGGAACAAATGTCTCTGAGTAATCTATATCATAGGTCTGAGTAAAGCCTTTTGCCACCAAGCGAGCCTTGTACCTTTCAATTGACCCATCTGAATTATACTTCATAGTAAACACCCATTTGCATCCAACTGTCTTCTTGTCATCTGATAGTGACGTAACATTCCAAGTTTTGTTCTTTTCAAGAGCTTTCATCTCCTCAAGTACAGCTTCCCTCCACTTTGCAATTTCTAGAGCAACCTGTACACTTTTTGGAATTTCTACACTAGACAATTTTGAGGTAAAGACAGATATAGATGAAGACAAATTTGAATATGATATTAAATTGGACATGGGATGTTGAGTGCAAGATCTGATAGGTTTTCTAATGGCAACAGGATCATCTATATCAGGATACAAAATACGACTCTCAGAAACAAAGATAAAGTTACCTTTCCTTTTGTTAGGAAGTTGATCATTCCCCAGTTCAGATTCCTGGCAGTGTTGAGATGTGGATTGGTCCTTTCCTTTATGGTGCTTTTTCACAAAAACCTTTCCTTCCCAAGTCCTGTTTCCTAATTCAAATTTGTTTTGTTGAAGTGACTCATTATTTTGTGGCATTTCGATTAGATCATCATTATTATCATTTTTAGAATTCTCATTGTTTTCTATAAGAGAAAATGTAGGCTCGGATTCACAAGGTTCCTTACTCATAACAGGAGTAGGATCAGATAAAGAATCATGGTCATTTTCTATTGGTGCAGGtgtaaaaatctcaaaattttgTGATACTAAAAAAGATAAGTTATTTAAAAAACTCATCTCCTCAATTTGAAACGAGTCTTCGTTTATATCCCCCCTAGAAGATGGGTGTCATCAAAAAAGATTTATTTTCAAAGAATGTAACATCCATAATGACaaatattttcttattttttggatcaaaacatTTATATCCTTTTGGGGTTGGGGAGTATCCAACAAAGACACATTTTCTAGCACGTGGCTCAAGTTTTTCAACATTTTTATGTTCATGAACAAAGGTTGTGCAACCAAAGATTTTTAAAGTCAAATTAGTTAAAACACGAGTACTAGGGAAACATTCTTTGAAGACATTAATAGGAGTTTGAAAATTGAGAATTTTGGAGAgcattctgttaattaaatacgCAGTTGTTAAAACAGTTTCACCCCACAAATAATTTAGTACTTTATTTGAAAAAATTAGAGCTCTAGCAACCTCTAGTAAATGTCTATTTTTTCTTTCGAtcactccattttgttgaggagtattATGACATGAACTTGTACAAACCCATTTTTTAGAAAATAATCATCCAGGATAGTGTTAAAATATTATTTGCCATTATCACTTCTAAAGActtgaatatttgtttgaaattgattttgcACCATTGAAAAAAATTCTTTGCAGCCTGGCAAACATCTGATTTCCCCTTTAACAAGTACACCCAACATACTCTTGTATGATCATCTATAAATGTGATAAACCATTTTTTGAGAGAGAGTGTACTTGTGCGGTTAGGGTCCCAAACATCACTGTGAATAATAGGAAAAGGTTTTGATGATTTATGAGGCTGTATTAAAAATTGGGAACGATGATGTTTTGCAAATTCACATGCTTCACATTTAAATGAAGAAATATTCTTATTGTGAAATATTTTAGGAAACAAGTTTTTTAAGTAACGAAAACTAGGATGACCTAATCTTAAATGTCATACCATAATATTGTCATCTTTATTATTCAAAACAGAGAAAGACTCAAAGCAGGAACTTATTGTTTTTTAAGGTAGTTGTGATGCAAATCCAATCTCAAGGTAGTAGAGTCATCCACTCTCCTTAGCATTATCAATCATCTTCCCCGAGTTCAAATCCTGAAAGACAAGGTCATTATTGAGTCCATCGAGAGACGAAGAGTTGGCAATGATACTTTTTCTAAAACTCTACCTCTTATCTCATCAAGGTCATTATTGAGTCCATCGAGAAACATGAATGCACGATCATTTTCTTGCCTCTTGAGAAACAAAACATTGTCTTCTATACACCTCCATTTGTCATCATAACTGAGATCTAAGTCTTGTCACAATGCCAAAGCTCGTTGTAATAAGCAGTTACACTCCTGTCACCTTGTTTCGCATGCCACAACTTTGATTTTAAATCAAAAATTTGAGAGGAGTTTTGAATATCAAAGTATGTTTCCTTAACAGCTTCCCACACATCCTTTGCGGAAGGTAAAAACATGTAAGACTTACTTATTCAAATTTCCATAGATCTTATCAACCACGCAATAATCAAGGAGTTTTTCGACTTCCATTGTTTGTAACGAGGGTCTCCTGTTGTCGGTTCAGCTATTGCTCCGGTTAAGAAATCAAGTCTTCATTTGCTATCCAATACTAACCGAAGGGTTTGAGCTCATTCATTATAGTTATTCTCATTCATTTTAGGGGTATTGACTTTGAGGGAGTATAAGGAATCCTCTTGATCATTACCGCTTATGTTGAAATAATTGTCACCAAAAACAATGGTGTTACTGTTTTCATTGTTGTCGTCATTACTGTCACTGTTTATGATCACCAGAGGCTCCTCTCGTACGCCATTTTTGCGGTCACCACTGTTTCCGCGACCGACGCCCGACTCAGGTTGCGGTTGTTCGTCATGGTTGGATCCGATGTAGGCCTATGATGGGGGAGGCCACTTGTTGTTGTTATTCGTCATATGAGACTAAACGGATATGTTATTCGCCCCGAACCCCACTAGTTGTGGAAAGGTGTACCGTAACCCCTAACCTAGAGCTCTTGATACCatattgaaaaaataaataaaaattattatattttattcTTCCGCCTTATATTGGTTTATATAGTGAAGATACAATTATTACAATTGATTTTCTACTTAACgaagaataaagaaaaataaagatagtattaaagacaataataaaaCCGAAAATGATATATTTTCCAACACCTTAACATTTTCTCAACAAAATTAACTTAACGGAGGATCAATAATACTAACAGAATTAATTTTAATAGACCAATCTATAATTTTTTTTAGGGACTAAACCAAAATTTTAAATTAGGTTTGTGTTTTGTTCATCAGTGGCAAAATGCGATTTGATTGAATTAATTTTATGAAACTGATTTTGGTTAAGCATAAATTTAAAACAAATGACTTATGTTCGGATTTGCTCACATCAAAGCTAAATGAGCAATAAATTTAAGTGTAGAAATTACAATTTGGGACAAAAACTACAAATTCTAGCTTTGAATCAGCATACAATAATATGAACACCTGCCACCGCAAGAATCTGTCATTACCTTGGTCCAGAAAAAGTTAGAAATTTCCATAAGATGAAGCCCACCCTCAAATATGTACAAGTTGGTCAGTCATTTTGCAAAAATCATCCCGTCGGCAAATTTTAATTTTCAGGCAGGCCAATATTCTCAGACTTGGCTTCAGATTTTCCCTTCACCGATTTTCCATCGTCTGGCGACGGAACGGCAGCGGTTAGCTTTCCCATCTTGTTTTGTAAATCATTTAGAGATTCCTTAGTAACTTTTCCTTTAGGACTTTTCTTTTTATCTACAAGCTTTAATTCTAGTCTGTATAATGCACAGCCATCCTGGTTATTGATCTCGTACTCGTACAAATGCCACTCGAGATAACTTAGAGGCTGGGGATCCATGTAATAGGATCTCTTGTGTCCCCCGTGTTCCTTCATCACTTGCTTCCTTGATTCATGCCAACCACGCCCACTGTAATCGGGGAGTGATCTCTGTTTCCTATTTCCAGTGTCGAACGCCCTTCTAGGCTTGTCAAAGAACAGCCACTCCCTAATAGTTTCACCCTCAAGAAAAGAAAGGTCAAAGAACTCTGCAAAAAGAAAAACTAACAATTCATGTTTTAAACCTAACAAAATAAAATTAGTGATATATAACAGGCTAATAAATTTGCATACTAACCTGAAGCATTCCAAGGGGCTTTCGTTGAAGCAGCGCCTTCGCACTTAGGTATGCCCACTTCTTTTCCCAGTGTCTTTGCAAGAACAGCAGCAAACAAAGGACCGTCTTTTACATCAATGCCACCAGGTCGTAAAATGGGAGTCATGCCAGGGAGACCCTCGCTATTAGCTAAAAGCTCATGATTAGTACTACAGTAGTCCTGGCACCGTTCTAACCCTTGAGCAGGTCTGAAACAGTCCCATAGTGCACATTTTGGGGCTAGAAAAGCAGAAGGTGGAGGGCGGATATTTGGAAGAATGTTAGGTATAAGATTGTCTCCAAATTGTGTGGTGTCATTATCTACGAAAAATTGGCTACAATCAAAGCCTTCTTCAAAACTAAATTGACCCGACTCTGAGTTTTTAATTTCTGTGTTGTGCTCGAGGCTGTGGTTTTGATACAAGTCAAACTGACCAATCAAATCAGAGTTGTGACCTACAGTGTTGTGACTCATTTCTTCATTTAAACCGAATGGATGAAAGTCCAACTGAGCCATGTCTGAGCTATTTAAAGCATTGTTGAATATAGTTGAAGCAGAGCCTTCGAAAGTATGATTTAGTGGCTGGTTATTATCAAAAGATTTCTGCAATACAACTGCCACTTGTTATCGCTTAAAAAAAGCAAGAAAAATAACAGATTGATGAGTAGAGCACAGAATATGATTAAACATATAGAAAACACCCAGTTCACATATATTCTTTCTTTATGCATTGTGCATTGCCTTTTTTATAGAAATTAAAAAATAGAATGAACCTATTTTCTTTCTATAAACATTTTCAATTTTCAGTTGATCATGCTATGGATGAAAGGCTACTACAGTAAACAATTGTGACAGTGAGAAGATGGATGGCTGGCTAACCAAGGAAAGTGTATTTTTGGGAACATTAAAATGGTTCTTTGGCATTTTTCAAATTTCAGACAACACTAAATTAGTAATCAAAAATGCGTTTTAAAATTTTTGTTGAATGCATTTTCTAAGGCATATTTTCaaggaaaatgaaaacagaaaCCTATAGAAGTAAATGGGCTCTAAGTTCTTTGTTCAAATATTTTCATTTTTGGAACAACTAATCACTAACTGGTTAATCAAATCAATAAGTGGCTAGACATTCACAACTATGAACTTTATTAAACAGTTGAATGTTTGATTATTCCTCGCAAGAAATATTTTCTAAGAGATATTGTTTGGTAATTTTACTTCTACAAATGAATTTCAACAAGTTGGAATCAATGTGAACTGAAAAATTAGAAGAAGATTTAATATCTTCCTAAACCTTTAAATAACCTACATCAAGTGATCAGATGACTTGGGCTGAGCTCAAGTGATACAGTTTGTATACGGTTATGGTAATTCACACAACATGTAAGGTAAGGGCTGCCCAAGCTTTATAAACACTACACACACAATGAAGGTGTTGGAGGCTGCAATGAAGGCAAGTCAAATGCCACAATTAGGTGACTAGGGGTGATATGTCTCAATGAGCCCGAAGCGTGGGTGATGCTGGAAATCCAACAACAGATCTAGGATAGGCTTTGTTATCATCTTTAGAATGTGGGTTTGGGCCTAAGTCATCCCTACAAAACTAGCTCGTAAGGTGAGAGTTGTCCAAGCTTTATAAACACTACACAGGTCATATCTCTAAGCAATGTGGTATTAAATCCACCCCTTCAAACCCCACAGAATGAAGGTGTTGGAGGTTGCAATGAAGACAGATCAAATGCCGCAGTTAGGCAACTAAGGGCGAACTACAATGAAGGCATAATCTCCAACACTTACAATTAGAAACAAACGTGCAAACCACATATTAGTTTCATatataatttggaaaaacaaaaCCATGAAATGATAAAAACTGAAAATGTATAAGACCCCTCTGTCTCATTTTAGGTGTCCTGTTAGAGTTTTGCACACCGCTTAAGATAATAATTAGTTGTGTTGACTTCAATGATAAAATGAGTTTAATTTGCCAAAATACCCTTATTAATAGTAGTTAGGTGAGTAGAAAAACAAAAACTAAGAATATATTAGTGgaaaaattaataaatatttcATTAGTATTCTAAAGGAACAAATAATTGAAGATATTAAACATTGCAAAAGGGACACTTACAATGAGATGGGATAGTGATAAATAAGACAGTAGTTATTTAGAAAAATAACCATAAATAAGAGGAGGGAGACAGATAGAGAATATTGTGTATTTTGTATATTGGTTGGTGTGAGAGAGACCAGGCTCTCTAACTCCTAGTGGGCAGTTATTTTCGGTTCTTTCCCTTTCCCTATCTCTTAGGGCAGCGTCTGTATTTTCAGTATTTCCACATAACTATCCAGTTAATTAAGAGTAAAACAGTAGAATTCAAACTGGTTCTAGCATTTGGTATCAAAGCTAGGATCCTTGGAGCTTCTGATGTATGAAGAAAAAAATGGAACCATGGATGAGAATATTAGAAGAGAGGCCGGCGGTGGCATTGAGCCAGCAACTTAAGGTAAGTTAACCAAACTATTTGAATGTCTACTTACTCAGTTATGCCACACGGAACAAACAAAATCACCCTAACTGAAAATGTAAGGAACTATAACAAAAACATTCTACTGAATAGCATGATAAACAAAAATAAGTAGGGTGGGGTTCAAATTTAGCACCAGACAAGTTAACATGCAACGCATATATAAAGGACTCTCCAGAACAAGTGAAAGAAACCCACCTCCTGAAAATACGGATAATTGTTATCACTAATGTTATTTTGATGGACATCAGTCTTCGACGGCCCAGGGTTTGTTAATGGACTTGTTGCGTCATCTTTCTCCTCAATTGCTTGCAACAGTTGGGCTAAATCCCCGGTAAACGAACCAAGGCTCCCATCCTACATAACACCAACAAATACACTATATAAAAATACATTTAATTCAATTTGTTTGCAAGATGGAGGAAAAAATATGCAGAGACAATATTCAAAAGACATACAGCTAAGGAAGTAGCCGGAGACTCGAGTTCGGCCTTCCACTCTCGAAGCAACTGATGCATCTGCTCCTCAAACATCACAATGTCATTAGCCCTGCTTTCCTTTCTGGCAGACTGAAGATTGGTGAAAATCCCTTGAATCTTATCCACCAAGTATTTCTCTTTTTCTTTCATGGATTTATGAGAAGATGACCCACATTTTCCCTTGGGATTTTCTTTCATCATACCTTCCTTGAAGAATTGCTACAGAATATTTAGACACAACAAATGTTCACATCACATCACAAAAATAATCATTCACATTCAAGCAAAATAGTAATAATAAATTGCAGCACTGATGAACCCTAACAGTGGTAGATAGATGACACTACCCTAATTGAGCAAGTTTGGGGAATTTACACACCGATGTTGAATTTATAGCAAAAATATGTGAAGGGTAATATATATACCTTTAGCCTTAAATTGGAGAAAGAAGAAAAGTGGATGAGAATCAGGAGGAGCGAACCCTCCTCCGACTTGGGAGGCGGCGATTTGTTGAAGTGTGAACTTAAATTTGACGCAACAAGTTTGGATTTGGGTATTATTGCCTTCATACATACCTTTCTCCTTTTTTTCCATATTTACCCTTCTTAATGGGGTGCATGATTTTTTTTCAGTAAACGGTTTAAagctttttttttgttttttctttttttttcctgACGGCTCAGTATTTTAGAAAGTAAAGTAAAATAACATTTTAGTCTTTTAGAAACTAAAGAatattttgagaatttttttaaataatcatgtttttcaaaataaattataaataattatattttaaaaaatattaaattaattaagTGTAAGCAAACTCATTAGTGCATGCATATGCATACAACTTTTGTATACAGAAGTTATCACATATGGCGCATGCATAAAGTAATGTTTCTGGCATATGCGTCTATCCTCTAAGACCGTGGTTATTGTGTATAAAAGTTGGTATAAAAAAGACAGCACATTAGTCATAGATAGACTAAAGTGTAAAAAAAAAATGTATACTAGCCGTGGCTAAGTTGTATACACTACTATATACAAAAGTTGTATACATGCATCACATAAAATAGTTATCGTGTCCTGTATGCATGCGTCAATGAATTTAGCTACATCTCTTGTTAGTGAATTTTTTCTTTAAAACATAGTTAAATTgatattttttgaaaatataattattttaaaatttattttgaaaaacatgttatgttaaaaaaaatcacattttaaatttgtttgatttggttttataaaattgtttttaattttaaaattttaaaataataaaatttatttaaaattttagttctacaaaattattatttatttaagaGTTTAAATACTAAAAAAACTAAAGTAGATTTTAAACGTTTTTGtttcttaattttaaaattaaaaagagaaaaaataacAAAAAGTGATACATAATAATAAATTTGTAATATTATGTCATTTTAAAACGGTTTTAAAGTAAAATTATTAAACATATCTTTTTAGTTAAATtacaaaataatttttaaaaattaaaaattattaaaacAAGTATTTGATAATATTTGTATGGGTAAGGCTAACTTCTACCCCTAGGACACAGGTTAAAAATTCTACTTATGATAAATTTGTATTGAAAAAAgcattaaaaaaaattaattatatattttcaTTTAAATCAGCGCACAATTTCCAAAACAAATATTTCTTTATTTGGTTTTTAACTTGGACCCCTAGAATACAAGTTAACATtactttttttttatatatatatatatatatatatatatatatatatatatatatatatatatatatatatataataacgGAATTAGAAGGAAAAAACAAACATTAAAAAAATTGGAGAGATTTTGTCTTCCCTCCCTTTCATAAAATTTGAACCAAACACATTTAATTAAAAGTATTATCTTCCCTCTCTTTTTCTCCCCTGCGTCTAGGAATTGCAAAACGGGACGGCGGTCCCAAATGAAATTAAACTTAAAATCTAGTTCGCCCCGCCAAGGTGGTTGGCGGGTGGCGGGCTTGTCAACCtacttatttattttttattttttaatagattaatagacttatttttatattttaattaaatttttcacttattttttaaaacaattttttataaaatatttttttaataaattttatttaaaataatattacATATATTCACAAATAAACTTATAAAATAGAGTCATCAATAAGAGTTAGCCTTCAACCaaacaaaataaatattttgaatGCTTGATAATTAGATTGACGGACTACGGACCAACCTGCCCCTTTTTTGACGGATTCAATGCGGGACTGTTTAAGGTGGGGCAGATTAAGTGGGTAGACAGATACAAAATCCTAATCCAACCCACCATTATTGTTTGACGGGTGCATGGACCGACTAGACGGGACCATCATTATTGTTTGACGAGTGCGTCGACCGACTAGACAGACCACATCCCGTTTTGTCACCCCTACCTACCTCTACTCCGAATAAACACAGTCTTATCAACATTGAAAATAATACATATCTAAATATTGGATTGTGGAGATAACCTTCGTGATAACCCTAACTGAAATGAATATAGCGACAACATTGTAGCACTATGAAGTAGTTTAGATGGAGGTGCAATCAAATTAAATGATGATGGTTTAAATTTCACATCACTTAAGCATTGCGGATTGAGCAAGGATTGATTTTTTTGAAGATGTGTTCAATTTGTTTGGAACTCGCATGAAGGTATCAAAATGGTTTCTGGTAGCCATGGAGGTGCAATCAAATTAAATGATGATGGTTTAAATTTCACATCACTTAAGCATTGCGATTGAGCAAGGATTGATTTTTTTGAAGATGTGTTCAATTCGTTTGGAACTCGCATGAAGGTATCAAAATGGTTTCTGGTAGCCATGGAGGTGCAATCAAATTAAATGATGATGGTTTAAATTTCACATCACTTAAGCATTGCGATTGAGCAAggattgattttttttttaagatgTGTTCAATTCGTTTGGAACTCGCATGAAGGTATCAAAAAGGTTTTTGGTAGCCATTGTACCCTTAGCGAGGGTTTTAGTTGCGGTGTAATTGATTGTCAACATTATTAGAATTATCACAGTCAGAACTTGACAATTTGCATATGTTTCGACGAATTGCTTGTTATATAGTAATTTTGGGTATATTTTGGATTTGTGATATGTgtgaaatgaaataaaatgataaatattGAATGAATTTGAATGAAATATGATGGAATCTCTTTCCTTCCATTTTATCcaatctttcatttttatttcattcaATTTATGGTGTATGCAATAAAATGAAACattattaattaaatatttaaataatGAGATTTATATTCCATTTCATTCTGCTACATTTTACTTTTATATGTTTGATTCCACTCTGTTGAAGTTTTCTGGTTAGAAAAAAAAACTATTGTGAATTTTCAGCCACTCAATGAACTTTTCTAATTTTTTGATTCTGGATCTTCTCTATTTGTAGTTCATAGCCAGCCACATTGATTTTTCCTACACTTTGTGATTTCTACGTTCTCATTTGATCATCAACGAATTGGTGGGAAATTGAGTTGATTCAGTGGAGAATAAAGATTTTTGGTGGAAACATTAATGGAGTTGTTGGGTGATGGTCAAAATTCCTATCAACTTCTTCATCCATCTTTGTCACTATGAGTCTAATGCTGAGGACCGGCTCATTCATATCGGATGTccattttaattataaaaatggatccaatttttttttaaaatacaattataataattaaaaaatatatatcaaaaatacaattacgtattaactaaaaataaatttaattataattattttgagttttgatcttGATTTTTGTATGTATTGAATTTTCTTCATAACATTTCTTTCGattattgagtttttttaataaaattttatttatttttattaatatttatgaaaaaaaatatgaaattttcaaaatttaGAGTCTCTAATATTTGGGACTGGGACCCTGTGCTACAGCACATCCTGCACTTGCACAGGGTCGGCCCCGCTAATGCCCTCCTTATGCTTCATCATTTATCTAGAGTAAAAAATTTGTCACATAAACAAAATTTCATTTTCATCTCTTCTCCCACTTCGTGAACACTTAAAAATTTCATCAGATGATGTTTAGCAGTCATCATGCAAGGATTTTGAATTAGAGATTATTCCGATTAAAACTCAATTCTCAACAGTAGAGATTCTAACAACTTAGAACTGACTCTAATACAATCGAgaaattatgaaaaataataatagaGAACTATATTGAAGAAGATAATTGTTCAAACGGGGATTCATTCCCAAATGAGACGGGAGGCATTCTTAAATACAACATCCTTCACGACTTTAAAGTTAAAATTAATAATAGAACCAAATCAAAAACAAAATCGAAAGCCAAAAAACATTGAGCTGTTAACTCATAAGACAGAGGTTGAAAAGCCAAGCCAAGGAAACTATATTAAATCTGATTATTACAAAATTACAAGGGACTTATTTTCTGCCAATCATTTGACAAATGTGAAGAGTAGCAAGTGATTGACTAACAAAACTTTAGATGAGGGAAATGTGATTATCCGGAGGCTTGAGAAATGTGGTTGGCTTCTATCATGAAAGTTTTACTCTCTTGTAGTTTTTTCCAATGTGAAACCTAACATGCCATTATTATTCAGAAAGAAACTTTTTAGGAAGAGCACATTGACAAATTTGAGGATATGTGCATTTAAGACCAATCCTCAGTGCCCCTCACCACATCTAAAAATGAATCTTTTAGATATGTTTTTATACCTTCTTATATATTATGTCTCTCTTAGAAGTTAGAACATTTTTAATATCAGTTCCATTTCTTTCCAAACCAGATAAATAAACTTATAAAGCATTCTATCAAAATCTGTGTGCAATGCTTAACAAGTGAGACAATCAAGTGGATTTTGATTTTTTATCTTCACCAGCATTGGCGTGCCTGAAGTTAAGAACTCCGGCAAGTCCCCGTCCTCTAGCAAGTTGTTCCAGCTCTTCAAGTTTTTGTGCAAGAACTTCAATTTCCATGCCCAACTCTTCACTTCTAGTCTTAATTGCCTGCAATGTTACAAAAATATGAGCACATATTTAGAATAATTTGGCCCCTATAGCTGTTTCTGCCCTCTCCAATTAACAGACTACAAGAAGACAAACATTGCTTTGCTTCAATGAAATCCCTACATAAACTACCCCCCATAGAAAGATAATCAACCTGTATTTCACGTCTGCGTAGTTCTTCC from Lathyrus oleraceus cultivar Zhongwan6 chromosome 7, CAAS_Psat_ZW6_1.0, whole genome shotgun sequence encodes the following:
- the LOC127101646 gene encoding transcription factor VOZ1; its protein translation is MKAIIPKSKLVASNLSSHFNKSPPPKSEEGSLLLILIHFSSFSNLRLKQFFKEGMMKENPKGKCGSSSHKSMKEKEKYLVDKIQGIFTNLQSARKESRANDIVMFEEQMHQLLREWKAELESPATSLADGSLGSFTGDLAQLLQAIEEKDDATSPLTNPGPSKTDVHQNNISDNNYPYFQEKSFDNNQPLNHTFEGSASTIFNNALNSSDMAQLDFHPFGLNEEMSHNTVGHNSDLIGQFDLYQNHSLEHNTEIKNSESGQFSFEEGFDCSQFFVDNDTTQFGDNLIPNILPNIRPPPSAFLAPKCALWDCFRPAQGLERCQDYCSTNHELLANSEGLPGMTPILRPGGIDVKDGPLFAAVLAKTLGKEVGIPKCEGAASTKAPWNASEFFDLSFLEGETIREWLFFDKPRRAFDTGNRKQRSLPDYSGRGWHESRKQVMKEHGGHKRSYYMDPQPLSYLEWHLYEYEINNQDGCALYRLELKLVDKKKSPKGKVTKESLNDLQNKMGKLTAAVPSPDDGKSVKGKSEAKSENIGLPEN